Below is a window of Brassica napus cultivar Da-Ae chromosome A5, Da-Ae, whole genome shotgun sequence DNA.
AGTCGCATGCGAGACTTGCACCAAGACCAACATGGTCATGGTCTTTGGTGAAATCACCACCAAAGCCAAAGTTGACTACGAGAAAATCGTCCGTGACACGTGTCGCGCCATCGGCTTCGTCTCAGCCGACGTCGGCCTAGACGCTGACACCTGCAAAGTCTTGGTCAACATCGAGGAGCAGAGCCCCGACATAGCTCAAGGTGTTCACGGTCATTTCACAAAACGCCCTGAGGAGATCGGAGCTGGTGACCAAGGTCACATGTTTGGGTACGCAACGGACGAGACTCCTGAGCTTATGCCGTTGAGCCATGTCTTGGCCACGAAGCTCGGTGCGCGTCTCACTGAGGTTAGGAAGAACGGGACTTGCCCATGGGTTAGACCTGATGGGAAGACACAAGTCACCGTTGAGTACTACAACGAGAACGGTGCTATGGTCCCTGTCCGTGTGCACACCGTTCTTATCTCAACTCAACACGATGAGACCGTCACCAACGATGAGATCGCACGTGACCTCAAAGAGCACGTGATCAAGCCGGTGATCCCCGCCAAGTACCTAGACGAGAAAACCATCTTCCACCTAAACCCATCAGGGAGATTTGTCATCGGTGGTCCACACGGTGACGCTGGTCTAACCGGACGCAAGATCATCATCGACACGTACGGTGGCTGGGGAGCTCACGGTGGTGGTGCATTCTCTGGCAAAGACCCATCTAAAGTGGATAGAAGCGGTGCGTACATAGCTAGACAAGCGGCTAAGAGCATTGTGGCTAGCGATCTAGCACGCAGGGCTCTTGTTCAGGTCTCTTACGCCATTGGTGTCCCCGAGCCGTTGTCTGTTTTTGTTGATACTTATGGAACAGGGAAGATTCCAGACAAGGAGATTCTCAAGATTGTGAAGGAGAACTTTGATTTTAGGCCAGGGATGATGACTATTAACCTTGACCTCACGAGAGGTGGCAATGGGAGGTTCTTGAAGACTGCTGCATATGGGCACTTT
It encodes the following:
- the LOC106450450 gene encoding S-adenosylmethionine synthase 2 — its product is MESFLFTSESVNEGHPDKLCDQVSDAVLDACLEQDPESKVACETCTKTNMVMVFGEITTKAKVDYEKIVRDTCRAIGFVSADVGLDADTCKVLVNIEEQSPDIAQGVHGHFTKRPEEIGAGDQGHMFGYATDETPELMPLSHVLATKLGARLTEVRKNGTCPWVRPDGKTQVTVEYYNENGAMVPVRVHTVLISTQHDETVTNDEIARDLKEHVIKPVIPAKYLDEKTIFHLNPSGRFVIGGPHGDAGLTGRKIIIDTYGGWGAHGGGAFSGKDPSKVDRSGAYIARQAAKSIVASDLARRALVQVSYAIGVPEPLSVFVDTYGTGKIPDKEILKIVKENFDFRPGMMTINLDLTRGGNGRFLKTAAYGHFGRDDPDFTWEVVKPLKAEKA